A window of Argopecten irradians isolate NY chromosome 1, Ai_NY, whole genome shotgun sequence contains these coding sequences:
- the LOC138308914 gene encoding uncharacterized protein produces MKVDLDRRLVFPDIIQTNLRPDILIWSTQGKKMVMVELTVPWEERCEEAFERKKGKYEELAGDIRALGWSVLVFPVEIGCKGFPAHSTWRIFAALSVKDRDRKAALDRLSRTAEKSSSWLWCQQDMKWKLSTDGQ; encoded by the coding sequence ATGAAGGTCGAtctagacaggagactggtatTCCCCGACATCATCCAGACCAATCTGCGTCCAGATATCCTCATATGGTCAACGCAGGGAAAGAAGATGGTCATGGTTGAATTGACAGTTCCATGGGAAGAAAGATGTGAGGAGGCATTTGAGCGAAAGAAGGGAAAGTATGAAGAATTGGCAGGAGACATAAGGGCCCTAGGGTGGAGTGTTTTGGTCTTCCCAGTGGAGATCGGATGCAAAGGATTTCCTGCACATTCAACATGGAGAATCTTTGCAGCACTGAGTGTGAAGGACAGAGACAGGAAAGCAGCATTGGACCGACTGTCAAGAACAGCAGAGAAGTCGTCCAGCTGGCTGTGGTGTCAACAAGACATGAAATGGAAGCTATCCACAGACGGGCAGTGA